Proteins found in one Poecilia reticulata strain Guanapo linkage group LG15, Guppy_female_1.0+MT, whole genome shotgun sequence genomic segment:
- the LOC103477362 gene encoding spectrin beta chain, erythrocytic-like, whose translation MRTRTTELKMTVLALTCLQSIVDDHSQTQSSQQDDQQSVNHSSSPEGNDSLGVNEAISRHELSRKLREEPRLPAGHRGHPQLHLQLQKFTLSADKTLSWLKDNVSVATQVCSIASSEGLEAARRFQQALEQEILNNRARIEVVKREGHGLVRAQHPGSARIEEFLSQLEVLWEELRRRHQRNAVFLQASEKLGFRVVKVLQALGSLEAWLESVELSMKASAIAGDPETMSRAERESCLLEKEVAARSVELSALRQEVDRLHGHSHPHTRGLAARMEELERKYHCVLSALTLQSSKLQDTRMLTEFLEHLELDESQDLIGGQYNLNQPLHSGISSVPKLLGLQSSGVGDNQIETMGDPVEELREAVEMLNDTVRERGRSQSHDHDIQELLSKHASLAVRVEECLCSSKELSLEILEKETDMAVQCEPDRCGFGPLRDRLGHLEIDYEIMKEDVKKMENQALRLKELCPEKAYTFEVKTQSTLQAWSELGKSVMDNRSRLQEFVELQGFFRSYLAMISWTEDTRSCIFSDTALHLKREGQRPLAAELDIQIEQKFNEFDELAAKAKTLLNKEHHLTQMVKERMEELRSMLGWISVHWRAQKQQWLHKQNREEPSHDNIYSEATMWNSFKESLVADPEIFQQSHAIRTSEDTTNAAERNEESEGKMSEDGYEIMNRIGQRGDSPKANITLVKESSSPPVGGAVNLILSFENNEDSQVQVLDLPAGTDEMLKETSEPIHRPAVPQSSACKKFWRRCQGILENTFGSLKRKKKIYRQSADEVICAV comes from the exons ATGAGGACCAGAACCACGGAGCTGAAGATGACAGTCCTGGCGTTGACATGTCTGCAG AGTATCGTTGACGACCACAGCCAAACTCAGAGCAGCCAACAAGACGACCAACAATCAGTGAACCACAGCTCTTCACCAGAGGGAAATGACTCACTCGGCGTAAACGAAGCCATCAGCAGACATGAACTAAG caGAAAGCTGAGAGAGGAGCCCAGGCTTCCCGCCGGCCACCGAGGCCACCCACAGCTTCACCTGCAGCTCCAGAAGTTCACTTTGTCTGCAGACAAG ACTTTGTCCTGGCTGAAAGACAACGTTTCCGTGGCAACACAGGTGTGTTCGATAGCGAGCTCCGAGGGACTGGAGGCTGCCAGAAGGTTTCAACAGGCCCTCGAACAAGAAATCCTCAACAACAGAGCCAGGATAGAGGTGGTCAAAAGG GAGGGTCACGGGCTGGTCCGTGCACAGCACCCAGGCAGCGCGAGGATTGAGGAGTTCCTCAGCCAGCTGGAAGTCCTGTGGGAAGAACTGAGGAGGAGGCACCAGAGGAatgctgtgtttctgcaggCCTCCGAGAAGCTGGGCTTCAGA GTGGTGAAAGTGCTCCAAGCCCTCGGCAGCCTGGAGGCCTGGCTGGAGTCCGTGGAGCTTTCCATGAAGGCGTCCGCCATCGCCGGCGACCCCGAAACCATGAGCCGGGCCGAGAGGGAGAGCTGCCTGCTGGAGAAAGAGGTGGCAGCTCGCAGCGTGGAGCTCAGCGCTCTGAGGCAGGAGGTGGATCGCCTTCACGGCCACAGTCACCCCCACACACGGGGATTGGCAGCGCGCATGGAGGAGTTGGAGAGAAA GTATCACTGTGTGCTCAGTGCCCTGACCCTACAGAGCTCAAAGCTGCAGGACACACGCATGCTGACTGAGTTTCTGGAGCATTTGGAGCTGGACGAGAGCCAGGACCTCATCGGAGGACAATATAATCTCAATCAG CCTCTACATAGTGGCATTTCCTCAGTCCCTAAGTTACTTGGGCTCCAAAGCAGCGGTGTTGGAGACAATCAGATAGAAACTATGGGCGACCCTGTGGAAGAGCTGCGGGAGGCCGTAGAGATGCTGAACGACACTGTGAGGGAAAGAGGTCGATCACAAAGCCACGATCACGACATCCAGGAACTGCTCAGCAAG CATGCCAGCCTTGCGGTGCGCGTGGAGGAGTGTTTGTGCAGCAGCAAGGAGCTGAGCCTGGAGATCCTGGAGAAGGAGACGGACATGGCCGTGCAGTGCGAGCCGGACCGCTGCGGCTTCGGGCCGCTCCGGGACAGGCTGGGGCACCTGGAG ATTGACTATGAAATCATGAAGGAGGATGTAAAGAAGATGGAGAACCAGGCTTTGCGTCTGAAGGAGCTGTGTCCGGAGAAAGCGTACACATTCGAGGTGAAGACCCAGTCCACGCTGCAGGCCTGGAGCGAACTGGGGAAGAGCGTGATGGACAACAGATCACGTCTGCAGGAGTTTGTGGAACTCCAGGGCTTCTTCAGGAGCTACCTCGCCATGAT CTCATGGACCGAAGACACTAGGTCATGCATTTTCTCAGACACTGCCCTGCACCTCAAGAGAGAAGGACAGCGACCACTGGCGGCAGAGCTGGACATCCAAATCGAGCAAAAGTTTAACGAGTTTGACGAGCTGGCAGCCAAAGCAAAGACTCTTTTAAACAAAGAACACCACCTCACACAGATG GTGAAGGAACGCATGGAGGAACTGAGGAGCATGCTTGGGTGGATCTCAGTGCACTGGAGAGCTCAGAAACAACAGTGGCTTCACAAACAGAACAGAGAGGAACCCTCACATGATAACATTTACTCTGAGGCAACAATGTGGAACTCATTTAAAGAG AGTTTGGTTGCTGACCCTGAAATCTTCCAACAATCACATGCCATCAGGACCTCTGAGGACACAACAAATGCAGCTGAACGTAACGAAGAAAGCGAAGGGAAAATGTCAGAAGATGGGTATGAAATCATGAACAGGATCGGCCAACGAGGCGATTCTCCCAAAGCAAACATTACATTGGTGAAGGAGAGCAGCAGCCCACCTGTTGGGGGCGCTGTAAACCTCATCCTTAGCTTTGAGAACAATGAGGACAGCCAAGTGCAGGTGCTCGACCTCCCTGCTGGGACAGATGAGATGTTGAAGGAGACCTCTGAGCCTATTCACAGG CCCGCTGTGCCTCAGTCTTCTGCCTGTAAAAAGTTTTGGAGGCGTTGCCAGGGGATTTTGGAAAATACTTTCGGTAGTTTAAAGCgaaagaaaaagatttatcGGCAGAGCGCAGATGAGGTAATTTGCGCAGTGTGA
- the LOC103477353 gene encoding gamma-aminobutyric acid receptor subunit pi-like — protein sequence MAHSVSGGTVLTILLISRLLENSLLNAEVKEGEILPPTIQRLMKGYNKYLRPFFDDGPVTVGMSLDIASIDTISEINMDYTATIFLRQRWTDERLVFEGNKSLSLDGRLVELLWVPDTFIVDSKKSFLHDITVENRLIRIFPNGTVLYALRITTTVACNMDLTKYPMDKQTCTLQLESCKDSSLFVKKT from the exons GTTGTTAGAGAACTCGCTGCTCAACGCAGAAGTGAAGGAAGGAGAGATTCTGCCTCCTACCATTCAGAGGCTGATGAAAGGATACAACAAGTATCTCAGGCCTTTCTTTGACG ATGGTCCTGTGACGGTGGGAATGAGTTTGGACATCGCTAGCATTGACACCATTTCTGAGATCAACATG GACTACACGGCCACCATATTTCTCCGCCAGCGCTGGACGGATGAGCGCCTGGTGTTCGAGGGCAACAAGAGCCTGAGCCTCGACGGGCGCCTGGTGGAGCTCCTCTGGGTGCCGGACACTTTTATTGTTGACTCCAAAAAATCCTTCCTGCATGATATCACCGTGGAGAACAGACTGATCCGCATCTTCCCCAATGGGACCGTCCTTTATGCTCTGAG gatCACCACTACTGTGGCGTGCAACATGGATCTGACGAAGTACCCAATGGACAAGCAGACCTGCACGTTACAACTAGAGAGCTGTAAGGACTCTTCACTCTTTGTTAAGAAAACTTGA